The region TTGGCAAAATCCGTTTTCGTTTCAGCCATGCGTAAATTATGATCAGATATAAAATGAGATATATCACATTGACTATGTACAAGAATGGATAGTTTGCAAGATTAACAGTTAGAATAATGGCAAGCGTATTTATGAAAGATAAAATGATTCCAATGGCAGGCAAGACAAGCCATCCAGCAACAATTGCATAGCCGGAATCAGTGTTAAATGTTTTTGTATTATTCAAATCCTGGTTTTTGGAATCCACATTTTCCCTCCTTCCACTACGAAGGCAGTATAGCATAAGATCCTGGCAAAAGATACTGAATCGTGCCTCCATGTCTCTCATCCGAACCGTACAAGCCCCACACATTATTTTCCCTATAGATGACACTCTCCCCCAAGTATTTTCGATTGTAGTTGTGAAAGGAGGGGAGAACATGGCGACCTTACGAAAATACGCATCGACTTTGCAGTTGGTATTGGACGATGGCATGGACGAGGAAACAGGGCAGCCGGTTTACAAATTAAAAAGCTTTAACAATGTGAAAACCGACGCAACAGCCGACCAAATGTATGCCACAGCCAATGCCTTTGCTGGACTGCAAGAACTTTCGCTTTTTGAGATCCAATGCAAAGACAGCTCAAAAATCCGTAACAATGAATAAGGACTAAATCTATGAGGAAGGAGGGGAGAATTTTGAAAAAACTGGAACTCAAATTTTTAAATCAGGATGGCAAAACAATCACATATAGTATGGAGAAGCCAATCGAACCGGTTGACCCGGATGCTGTCAAACAAGCAATGAATGCTATTTTGGAACAAAACGCTTTTACTACTTCCGGTGGCGAGCTGACAGCAATCAAAGGTGCACGAGTGGTTGATCACCAAGTAGAGGAAATCGCACTTGATTAACACACCGTATCCACTTAAACGTGAAACCCAAAAAACCAGTGGCTAGACAATTGTCCTGCCCTGGTTTTTTTACAACAATACGACTGGAGGTTTATGTGATGGAAACATGGATGTCGTTTTTAACGGATGTCGGCTTTCCGATTGTGGTAACCTTTTACCTGTTGAACCGCATTGAAGATAAGCTCAATATATTAATCGAATCCATACATGCATTGCCTGAGAAAATGAAATAATTAAGTGAAACTTCATTCAGTGGGTGCTTTCTCCCGCTGAATGTTCCCCTTCACGATTAAGATTTACTTAGCTTAAAGGCGGGGGTATCAGAACAGCCTATTCATACGTGACAACATGCTGTCACGGTGAGTGAAACTTGTATCACATGCACTAGTCGGGAGAGAATTGCATCAACCCGGGAGACAGCGCACGCATGCCGGGAGAGAGTCACATTAACTCGGGGGACGCCACTCGCCTGACAGTCTTTTTTAAATGTCTGATCCCACGATCACAAACTTTCTCCGTTCTAATTATCCAGTAACAGTCTTACGGGTACCCGGTGTTTACTGCTGGTTTCGGAAATCAAACGATGTAATTGAATCAGCACGATACCATCTTTATAATTGGCGCTGATTTTGTCTGAGCGAACCGGGAATGGCAGCTTAACAGTCCGTTCAAATGCCCCTTGCAAGATCTCTTCTTGAATGACGGTCCCACCACCCTTTTGAATATCAATGACCCCGTTTAATTCCAGTTCTGTATAATTTACATAAATATCCAGCTTGTTAATATCCGCCAGTCCAGGTATATTAACGATGCAGGTGACCTCATTTTCCGCTTGATACATATTGACTTGCGGTATAGTAGGTTTAATGACGTCTTCAAACTCGTTCCAAAAACTTTCTCCAAAAAAGCTATCCATGTTTTTTTTCCACTCCGACATTTGCTTAAATGGATCCATTATAATCACCCCTTTGGTTCACGTTGAAATCTGTAATAGGTTATGCCGGGCGATTTAATTGGGTGAACATAACGATTCGACACGAGGGACATTGGGTTAGCCCAGACACGCTTATTTTGTTGGAAAAACACGACCGGTGTTGATAATATTGGATATCATTGTATTTCATTCAGGATAAATTTGATGTATGCTGGGGAAAAAGAAAAATGAATGGGGGACTTTTATATGCTGGGCAATGCGTATGTCATGGTTGTCATTATTCTGGTTATTAATATTGTTTATGTCTCTTTTTCTACTATGCGAATGATTTTAACGCTGAAGGGGCGCAGATATTTGGCAGCCTTGGTAAGTATGGTTGAAATTGTTGTCTATGTGTTAGGCCTGGGACTTGTACTTGACAATTTAAACCATATTCAAAATATAATTGCATATGCAGTAGGTTTTGGTATCGGGGTAATTGTCGGTACCAAAATTGAGGAAAAGCTTGCCCTAGGATATATTACGGTTAATGTGATTTCTTCTAATCCAGATCTTGAATTTACCCGAAAATTGCGGGATAAAGGCTATGGCGTAACAAGCTGGTATGCGTATGGAATGGATGGGGACCGCTTGGCGATGCAAATCCTGACCCCAAGAAAATATGAATTGATGTTGTATGAGACGATCAAGTCGATTGATCCCAAGGCATTTATCATTTCCTATGAGCCGAAGCAGATTCATGGCGGGTTCTGGGTGAAACAAGTGCGAAAGGGTAGATTGGGCAAAAAAGGGAATGTGGCCACAAGCAAACCGGGAGCGCAATCACAGTTTCCTGGAACACATGTGGAGTATCCGGAATGACAGATTACTTGCATGCTATTTGAAGCAGGGGGGGAAGCTGAAGATTGCGGAATATGGGCGCTTACCTTTTAGCTTTATAAGAAACATCCAAAGAAGGTGAAAAAAGGTACGCCACCCCTCATACGAAGCCAATCTATTGTTAATTACATTGTAACATGCTTTGTTTAAAGTGGAGATTTAGATGTTGTGAG is a window of Lentibacillus daqui DNA encoding:
- a CDS encoding DUF2569 family protein, producing MDSKNQDLNNTKTFNTDSGYAIVAGWLVLPAIGIILSFINTLAIILTVNLANYPFLYIVNVIYLILYLIIIYAWLKRKRILPKLMMVLYGISIIFSTLFIIGAGPVNNEWMSVIASAIWIGYFLKSQRVKQTFVH
- a CDS encoding DUF1659 domain-containing protein is translated as MATLRKYASTLQLVLDDGMDEETGQPVYKLKSFNNVKTDATADQMYATANAFAGLQELSLFEIQCKDSSKIRNNE
- a CDS encoding DUF2922 domain-containing protein — its product is MKKLELKFLNQDGKTITYSMEKPIEPVDPDAVKQAMNAILEQNAFTTSGGELTAIKGARVVDHQVEEIALD
- a CDS encoding YvrJ family protein; this translates as METWMSFLTDVGFPIVVTFYLLNRIEDKLNILIESIHALPEKMK
- a CDS encoding Hsp20/alpha crystallin family protein; amino-acid sequence: MDPFKQMSEWKKNMDSFFGESFWNEFEDVIKPTIPQVNMYQAENEVTCIVNIPGLADINKLDIYVNYTELELNGVIDIQKGGGTVIQEEILQGAFERTVKLPFPVRSDKISANYKDGIVLIQLHRLISETSSKHRVPVRLLLDN
- a CDS encoding DUF2179 domain-containing protein, whose amino-acid sequence is MLGNAYVMVVIILVINIVYVSFSTMRMILTLKGRRYLAALVSMVEIVVYVLGLGLVLDNLNHIQNIIAYAVGFGIGVIVGTKIEEKLALGYITVNVISSNPDLEFTRKLRDKGYGVTSWYAYGMDGDRLAMQILTPRKYELMLYETIKSIDPKAFIISYEPKQIHGGFWVKQVRKGRLGKKGNVATSKPGAQSQFPGTHVEYPE